A window from Anser cygnoides isolate HZ-2024a breed goose chromosome 1, Taihu_goose_T2T_genome, whole genome shotgun sequence encodes these proteins:
- the SMC1B gene encoding structural maintenance of chromosomes protein 1B isoform X7: MGYLKLLVMKDFKSWRGEQVIGPFMRFNCIIGPNGAGRKSNIMDAVSFVMCEKISNLRVKSVRELIHGAHVGKPVSSTASVKIVYCEEDGEEKTFSRVIRDSCSEFIFNDKTVTRSTYVSELEKIGILVKARNCLIFQGTVELIAMKKPKERTQLFEQISNSWQYAEEYERKKKKMEQAEEDAHFNYNKKKSVAAERKQAKMEKEELEHYKELKEIARRKVATLTQQLEKLRWEQKADQERMKLNRRKKKEVEENIKQTVERIGEHKRRMEKLEEYTKICTESLAEKKHQKETLTKEIENSTIRMAEVNEELNKIVGELQNAKIDYHEGKRLQMRAEILESLRRLYPDSVFGRLLDLCHPIHKKYQLAVTKVFSKYMTAIVVATEKTARDCIRFLKQERAEPETFLALDYLDVKPINEKLREIKGAKMLVDVVQTPFAPLKKVIQFVSGNGLVCETVKEARQIAFDGPVRLKTVALDGTLFLKSGVISGGSSDLRFKARCWDDKEMSKMKERRDSLINELKDLMKIKRKETDLKQLHAQSHGTQTRLKYSQSELDLIKKKHLANLCMEKSKLESELVNTESQHDMINEGVLQRELKIEEFQKKINEAEDAVFKEFCEEIGIENIRVYEQEHVRQQEEIDRRRLEFENQKTRLNVQLEYNRDHLQKLKDTVSKLRETIQKDELEITGLLKDEEKHLKRVNEIVEEEQRLKDTLSAHKSEIMKTQSEVEEFRKKLLTLNREAAKLQKEAAAIETSLEDKRLRRHNMLLECKVQDLRINLLFGSLDDISEAELGTETEGTQTTTIYDREEAIKIDYSGLANDLKDLESDEEIEAHLNQMQQEIKSKESTLMKTAAPNLRALEKLQIARDKFQESMDAFETSRKEARISKQEFEQVKKRRYELFSQCFEHASIAIDQIYKKLCRNSSAQAFLSPENPEEPYLEGIGFNCVAPGKRFMPMDSLSGGEKTVAALALIFAIHSFRPAPFFILDEIDAALDNTNIDKVSSFIREQAREQFQMIVISLKEEFYSKADALIGVCPEHDNGMFSQVLTLDLTEYPDDQEEMEKYVQSSS; the protein is encoded by the exons ATGGGCTACCTCAAGCTGCTGGTGATGAAGGACTTCAAGTCCTGGCGGGGGGAGCAGGTTATCGGCCCCTTCATGAGGTTCAACTGCATCATTGGGCCTAATGGAGCAGGTA gaaaatcTAACATAATGGATGCTGTTAGTTTTGTGATGTGTGAAAAGATATCTAACTTGCGAGTTAAAAGTGTTCGAGAACTTATTCATGGAGCACATGTTGGAAAACCAGTTTCTTCTACAGCAAGCGTAAAGATAGTATATTGTGAAGAAGacggggaagaaaaaacattttcaagagtTATCCGTG ATAGTtgttctgaatttattttcaatgatAAAACAGTCACCCGATCTACTTACGTGTCTGAGCTTGAAAAAATAGGCATACTTGTCAAAGCTAGGAATTGTCTTATTTTTCAG GGAACAGTAGAATTGATTGCAATGAAGAAGCCAAAGGAAAGAACTCAACTTTTTGAACAAATCAGTAATTCATGGCAATATGCTGaggaatatgaaagaaaaaagaaaaaaatggagcaagCAGAAGAGGATGCACACTTTAattataacaagaaaaaaagtgttgcaGCAGAACGCAAACAagcaaagatggaaaaagagGAG TTGGAGCACTATAAAGAGCTAAAGGAAATAGCAAGAAGGAAAGTGGCTACACTAACCCAGCAGCTAGAAAAACTTCGGTGGGAGCAAAAAGCGGATCAAGAAAGGATGAAACTTaataggagaaagaaaaaagaagttgaG GAAAACATTAAACAGACTGTGGAACGGATAGGAGAGCATAAAAGACGAATGGAGAAGTTGGAAGAGTATACCAAGATATGCAC TGAGTCATTGGCAgagaaaaaacaccagaaagaaACGCTTACTAAGGAAATAGAAAATTCAACAATACGAATGGCTGAAGTGAATGAAGAATTGAACAAAATAGTTGGTGAACTGCAAAATGCCAAGATTGATTACCACGAAGGAAAACGTCTGCAAATGAGAGCAGAGATCCTGGAAAGTCTCAGAAGACTGTATCCAGATTCTGTG TTTGGAAGACTGCTTGACTTGTGCCACCCTATTCATAAAAAATACCAGCTTGCTGTTACCAAAGTGTTCAGCAAATATATGACTGCTATTGTTGTTGCCACggaaaaaacagcaagagatTGCATTCGGTTCCTAAAACAAGAACGAGCTGAACCCGAAACTTTTCTTGCTTTGGATTACCTTGAT GTTAAGCCAATTAATGAGAAGTTAAGAGAGATAAAAGGAGCTAAAATGCTGGTGGATGTTGTACAAACTCCATTTGCTCCACTGAAAAAAGTAATTCAGTTTGTGAGTGGGAATGGCTTGGTCTGTGAAACAGTTAAAGAAGCAAGACAAATAGCATTTGATGGACCAGTGAGGTTGAAA ACAGTGGCGCTTGATGgaactttatttttgaaatctgGAGTGATTTCTGGAGGATCAAGCGATTTAAGATTTAAAGCCAGATGTTGGGATGATAAAGAAAtgagcaaaatgaaagaaagaagagatagCTTGATTAATGAATTAAAG GACTTAATGAAGATCAAACGTAAGGAGACTGATTTGAAGCAGTTGCATGCTCAGTCTCATGGAACTCAGACGCGGCTTAAATATTCACAGAGTGAATTAGAccttattaaaaagaaacatcttgCTAATCTCTGCATG GAGAAATCAAAGCTGGAAAGTGAACTAGTAAATACTGAGTCTCAGCATGATATGATAAATGAAGGAGTACTAcagagagaattaaaaatagaagaatttcagaagaaaatcaatGAG GCTGAAGATGCTGTTTTCAAGgaattctgtgaagaaattggCATAGAAAATATACGTGTGTATGAACAAGAACACGTGAGACAGCAAGAGGAGATTGATAGAAGAAG ACTGGAGTTTGAAAATCAGAAGACACGATTAAATGTTCAGCTGGAATATAATCGTGATCAtctacagaaattaaaagacaCAGTCAGCAAGTTGAGGGAAACAATTCAAAAAGATGAATTGGAGATTACTGGGCTACTTAAG GATGAGGAAAAGCATCTAAAAAGGGTGAACGAAATTGTGGAGGAGGAGCAACGTCTTAAGGATACATTAAGTGCTCATAAGTCTGAGATTATGAAAACCCAAAGTGAAGTTGAAGAGTTCAGAAAGAAGTTGTTAACTCTTAATAG GGAAGCTGCAAAATTACAAAAGGAAGCTGCAGCTATAGAAACCTCATTGGAAGATAAAAGATTAAGAAGACATAATATGCTTCTTGAGTGCAAGGTGCAGGACTTGAGAATAAATCTCCTATTTGGATCACTGGATGATATCAGTGAAGCAGAG CTAGGAACTGAAACAGAAGGCACTCAGACTACAACTATCTATGACAGGGAAGAGGCAATTAAGATAGACTACAGTGGCCTAGCAAATGACCTGAAG GACCTGGAGTCTGATGAAGAGATAGAGGCTCATCTGAACCAGATGcagcaggaaataaaatctaaagAGAGTACTTTAATGAAGACAGCTGCTCCAAACCTGAGAGCATTGGAGAAATTACAGATAGCTCGGGACAAGTTCCAAGAATCAATGGACG CTTTTGAGACCAGCAGAAAGGAGGCCAGAATATCCAAGCAAGAATTtgaacaggttaaaaaaaggAGATACGAGCTTTTTAGCCAGTGCTTTGAGCATGCCTCCATAGCTATTGATCAGATCTACAAAAAACTTTGCAGAAACAGTAGTGCTCAG GCATTCCTTAGTCCTGAAAATCCCGAGGAGCCTTATCTGGAAGGCATTGGCTTTAACTGTGTAGCTCCAGGAAAGCGCTTTATGCCAATGGACAGTTTgtcaggaggagaaaaaactgTGGCGGCTCTGGCTCTTATATTTGCTATACACAG ttttcGGCCAgcacctttttttattttagatgaGATAGATGCTGCCCTGGATAACACAAACATTGATAAA GTATCAAGTTTCATTAGGGAGCAGGCACGTGAACAGTTTCAAATGATAGTTATTTCTCTGAAGGAAGAGTTTTATTCCAAAGCAGATGCATTGattggagtgtgtccagag CATGATAACGGTATGTTC
- the SMC1B gene encoding structural maintenance of chromosomes protein 1B isoform X3, whose protein sequence is MEQVVVGCRDWGQPGFISVGKSNIMDAVSFVMCEKISNLRVKSVRELIHGAHVGKPVSSTASVKIVYCEEDGEEKTFSRVIRDSCSEFIFNDKTVTRSTYVSELEKIGILVKARNCLIFQGTVELIAMKKPKERTQLFEQISNSWQYAEEYERKKKKMEQAEEDAHFNYNKKKSVAAERKQAKMEKEEADHYQMLIKEIHENRIQLQLFQLYHNEKNIDFLKKSLDEKNMEASIKKDSLATAEDEFRAKKKVLGVLNRDQQHMEGEIKTLQVSLVQHRALYIKAKENTSYQIKKVEMSKKSLRDKEKYCDKEKQNMKDLEIELYETEKAWREFEKKTKEEILQRAADIELRESQLEHYKELKEIARRKVATLTQQLEKLRWEQKADQERMKLNRRKKKEVEENIKQTVERIGEHKRRMEKLEEYTKICTESLAEKKHQKETLTKEIENSTIRMAEVNEELNKIVGELQNAKIDYHEGKRLQMRAEILESLRRLYPDSVFGRLLDLCHPIHKKYQLAVTKVFSKYMTAIVVATEKTARDCIRFLKQERAEPETFLALDYLDVKPINEKLREIKGAKMLVDVVQTPFAPLKKVIQFVSGNGLVCETVKEARQIAFDGPVRLKTVALDGTLFLKSGVISGGSSDLRFKARCWDDKEMSKMKERRDSLINELKDLMKIKRKETDLKQLHAQSHGTQTRLKYSQSELDLIKKKHLANLCMEKSKLESELVNTESQHDMINEGVLQRELKIEEFQKKINEAEDAVFKEFCEEIGIENIRVYEQEHVRQQEEIDRRRLEFENQKTRLNVQLEYNRDHLQKLKDTVSKLRETIQKDELEITGLLKDEEKHLKRVNEIVEEEQRLKDTLSAHKSEIMKTQSEVEEFRKKLLTLNREAAKLQKEAAAIETSLEDKRLRRHNMLLECKVQDLRINLLFGSLDDISEAELGTETEGTQTTTIYDREEAIKIDYSGLANDLKDLESDEEIEAHLNQMQQEIKSKESTLMKTAAPNLRALEKLQIARDKFQESMDAFETSRKEARISKQEFEQVKKRRYELFSQCFEHASIAIDQIYKKLCRNSSAQAFLSPENPEEPYLEGIGFNCVAPGKRFMPMDSLSGGEKTVAALALIFAIHSFRPAPFFILDEIDAALDNTNIDKVSSFIREQAREQFQMIVISLKEEFYSKADALIGVCPEHDNGMFSQVLTLDLTEYPDDQEEMEKYVQSSS, encoded by the exons ATGGAGCAGGTAGTGGTGGGCTGCAGGGATTGGGGGCAGCCAGGCTTCATCAGTGTAG gaaaatcTAACATAATGGATGCTGTTAGTTTTGTGATGTGTGAAAAGATATCTAACTTGCGAGTTAAAAGTGTTCGAGAACTTATTCATGGAGCACATGTTGGAAAACCAGTTTCTTCTACAGCAAGCGTAAAGATAGTATATTGTGAAGAAGacggggaagaaaaaacattttcaagagtTATCCGTG ATAGTtgttctgaatttattttcaatgatAAAACAGTCACCCGATCTACTTACGTGTCTGAGCTTGAAAAAATAGGCATACTTGTCAAAGCTAGGAATTGTCTTATTTTTCAG GGAACAGTAGAATTGATTGCAATGAAGAAGCCAAAGGAAAGAACTCAACTTTTTGAACAAATCAGTAATTCATGGCAATATGCTGaggaatatgaaagaaaaaagaaaaaaatggagcaagCAGAAGAGGATGCACACTTTAattataacaagaaaaaaagtgttgcaGCAGAACGCAAACAagcaaagatggaaaaagagGAG GCAGATCATTACCAGATGCTCATCAAGGAAATACATGAAAACAGGATACAGCTACAGCTTTTCCAGCTTTatcacaatgaaaaaaacattgactttctgaaaaaaagtttggaTGAAAAGAATATGGAGGCTAGTATCAAGAAAGATTCCCTTGCTACAGCAGAAGATGAATTTAGAGCCAAGAAAAAAGTGCTTGGTGTACTAAATAGAGACCAACAGCACATGGAAGGAGAAATTAA GACTCTTCAAGTGTCACTGGTTCAGCATAGAGCCCTctatataaaagcaaaagaaaacacttcctACCAAATCAAGAAAGTAGAAATGTCTAAAAAATCTCTGAGGGACAAGGAGAAATACTGTGATAAGGAAAAGCAGAATATGAAAGACCTAGAGATAGAACTGTATGAAACGGAGAAGGCGTGGAGagaatttgagaagaaaacTAAAGAGGAGatactgcagagagcagcagataTTGAGCTGAGAGAAAGTCAG TTGGAGCACTATAAAGAGCTAAAGGAAATAGCAAGAAGGAAAGTGGCTACACTAACCCAGCAGCTAGAAAAACTTCGGTGGGAGCAAAAAGCGGATCAAGAAAGGATGAAACTTaataggagaaagaaaaaagaagttgaG GAAAACATTAAACAGACTGTGGAACGGATAGGAGAGCATAAAAGACGAATGGAGAAGTTGGAAGAGTATACCAAGATATGCAC TGAGTCATTGGCAgagaaaaaacaccagaaagaaACGCTTACTAAGGAAATAGAAAATTCAACAATACGAATGGCTGAAGTGAATGAAGAATTGAACAAAATAGTTGGTGAACTGCAAAATGCCAAGATTGATTACCACGAAGGAAAACGTCTGCAAATGAGAGCAGAGATCCTGGAAAGTCTCAGAAGACTGTATCCAGATTCTGTG TTTGGAAGACTGCTTGACTTGTGCCACCCTATTCATAAAAAATACCAGCTTGCTGTTACCAAAGTGTTCAGCAAATATATGACTGCTATTGTTGTTGCCACggaaaaaacagcaagagatTGCATTCGGTTCCTAAAACAAGAACGAGCTGAACCCGAAACTTTTCTTGCTTTGGATTACCTTGAT GTTAAGCCAATTAATGAGAAGTTAAGAGAGATAAAAGGAGCTAAAATGCTGGTGGATGTTGTACAAACTCCATTTGCTCCACTGAAAAAAGTAATTCAGTTTGTGAGTGGGAATGGCTTGGTCTGTGAAACAGTTAAAGAAGCAAGACAAATAGCATTTGATGGACCAGTGAGGTTGAAA ACAGTGGCGCTTGATGgaactttatttttgaaatctgGAGTGATTTCTGGAGGATCAAGCGATTTAAGATTTAAAGCCAGATGTTGGGATGATAAAGAAAtgagcaaaatgaaagaaagaagagatagCTTGATTAATGAATTAAAG GACTTAATGAAGATCAAACGTAAGGAGACTGATTTGAAGCAGTTGCATGCTCAGTCTCATGGAACTCAGACGCGGCTTAAATATTCACAGAGTGAATTAGAccttattaaaaagaaacatcttgCTAATCTCTGCATG GAGAAATCAAAGCTGGAAAGTGAACTAGTAAATACTGAGTCTCAGCATGATATGATAAATGAAGGAGTACTAcagagagaattaaaaatagaagaatttcagaagaaaatcaatGAG GCTGAAGATGCTGTTTTCAAGgaattctgtgaagaaattggCATAGAAAATATACGTGTGTATGAACAAGAACACGTGAGACAGCAAGAGGAGATTGATAGAAGAAG ACTGGAGTTTGAAAATCAGAAGACACGATTAAATGTTCAGCTGGAATATAATCGTGATCAtctacagaaattaaaagacaCAGTCAGCAAGTTGAGGGAAACAATTCAAAAAGATGAATTGGAGATTACTGGGCTACTTAAG GATGAGGAAAAGCATCTAAAAAGGGTGAACGAAATTGTGGAGGAGGAGCAACGTCTTAAGGATACATTAAGTGCTCATAAGTCTGAGATTATGAAAACCCAAAGTGAAGTTGAAGAGTTCAGAAAGAAGTTGTTAACTCTTAATAG GGAAGCTGCAAAATTACAAAAGGAAGCTGCAGCTATAGAAACCTCATTGGAAGATAAAAGATTAAGAAGACATAATATGCTTCTTGAGTGCAAGGTGCAGGACTTGAGAATAAATCTCCTATTTGGATCACTGGATGATATCAGTGAAGCAGAG CTAGGAACTGAAACAGAAGGCACTCAGACTACAACTATCTATGACAGGGAAGAGGCAATTAAGATAGACTACAGTGGCCTAGCAAATGACCTGAAG GACCTGGAGTCTGATGAAGAGATAGAGGCTCATCTGAACCAGATGcagcaggaaataaaatctaaagAGAGTACTTTAATGAAGACAGCTGCTCCAAACCTGAGAGCATTGGAGAAATTACAGATAGCTCGGGACAAGTTCCAAGAATCAATGGACG CTTTTGAGACCAGCAGAAAGGAGGCCAGAATATCCAAGCAAGAATTtgaacaggttaaaaaaaggAGATACGAGCTTTTTAGCCAGTGCTTTGAGCATGCCTCCATAGCTATTGATCAGATCTACAAAAAACTTTGCAGAAACAGTAGTGCTCAG GCATTCCTTAGTCCTGAAAATCCCGAGGAGCCTTATCTGGAAGGCATTGGCTTTAACTGTGTAGCTCCAGGAAAGCGCTTTATGCCAATGGACAGTTTgtcaggaggagaaaaaactgTGGCGGCTCTGGCTCTTATATTTGCTATACACAG ttttcGGCCAgcacctttttttattttagatgaGATAGATGCTGCCCTGGATAACACAAACATTGATAAA GTATCAAGTTTCATTAGGGAGCAGGCACGTGAACAGTTTCAAATGATAGTTATTTCTCTGAAGGAAGAGTTTTATTCCAAAGCAGATGCATTGattggagtgtgtccagag CATGATAACGGTATGTTC
- the SMC1B gene encoding structural maintenance of chromosomes protein 1B isoform X5 codes for MGYLKLLVMKDFKSWRGEQVIGPFMRFNCIIGPNGAGRKSNIMDAVSFVMCEKISNLRVKSVRELIHGAHVGKPVSSTASVKIVYCEEDGEEKTFSRVIRDSCSEFIFNDKTVTRSTYVSELEKIGILVKARNCLIFQGTVELIAMKKPKERTQLFEQISNSWQYAEEYERKKKKMEQAEEDAHFNYNKKKSVAAERKQAKMEKEEADHYQMLIKEIHENRIQLQLFQLYHNEKNIDFLKKSLDEKNMEASIKKDSLATAEDEFRAKKKVLGVLNRDQQHMEGEIKTLQVSLVQHRALYIKAKENTSYQIKKVEMSKKSLRDKEKYCDKEKQNMKDLEIELYETEKAWREFEKKTKEEILQRAADIELRESQLEHYKELKEIARRKVATLTQQLEKLRWEQKADQERMKLNRRKKKEVEENIKQTVERIGEHKRRMEKLEEYTKICTESLAEKKHQKETLTKEIENSTIRMAEVNEELNKIVGELQNAKIDYHEGKRLQMRAEILESLRRLYPDSVFGRLLDLCHPIHKKYQLAVTKVFSKYMTAIVVATEKTARDCIRFLKQERAEPETFLALDYLDTVALDGTLFLKSGVISGGSSDLRFKARCWDDKEMSKMKERRDSLINELKDLMKIKRKETDLKQLHAQSHGTQTRLKYSQSELDLIKKKHLANLCMEKSKLESELVNTESQHDMINEGVLQRELKIEEFQKKINEAEDAVFKEFCEEIGIENIRVYEQEHVRQQEEIDRRRLEFENQKTRLNVQLEYNRDHLQKLKDTVSKLRETIQKDELEITGLLKDEEKHLKRVNEIVEEEQRLKDTLSAHKSEIMKTQSEVEEFRKKLLTLNREAAKLQKEAAAIETSLEDKRLRRHNMLLECKVQDLRINLLFGSLDDISEAELGTETEGTQTTTIYDREEAIKIDYSGLANDLKDLESDEEIEAHLNQMQQEIKSKESTLMKTAAPNLRALEKLQIARDKFQESMDAFETSRKEARISKQEFEQVKKRRYELFSQCFEHASIAIDQIYKKLCRNSSAQAFLSPENPEEPYLEGIGFNCVAPGKRFMPMDSLSGGEKTVAALALIFAIHSFRPAPFFILDEIDAALDNTNIDKVSSFIREQAREQFQMIVISLKEEFYSKADALIGVCPEHDNGMFSQVLTLDLTEYPDDQEEMEKYVQSSS; via the exons ATGGGCTACCTCAAGCTGCTGGTGATGAAGGACTTCAAGTCCTGGCGGGGGGAGCAGGTTATCGGCCCCTTCATGAGGTTCAACTGCATCATTGGGCCTAATGGAGCAGGTA gaaaatcTAACATAATGGATGCTGTTAGTTTTGTGATGTGTGAAAAGATATCTAACTTGCGAGTTAAAAGTGTTCGAGAACTTATTCATGGAGCACATGTTGGAAAACCAGTTTCTTCTACAGCAAGCGTAAAGATAGTATATTGTGAAGAAGacggggaagaaaaaacattttcaagagtTATCCGTG ATAGTtgttctgaatttattttcaatgatAAAACAGTCACCCGATCTACTTACGTGTCTGAGCTTGAAAAAATAGGCATACTTGTCAAAGCTAGGAATTGTCTTATTTTTCAG GGAACAGTAGAATTGATTGCAATGAAGAAGCCAAAGGAAAGAACTCAACTTTTTGAACAAATCAGTAATTCATGGCAATATGCTGaggaatatgaaagaaaaaagaaaaaaatggagcaagCAGAAGAGGATGCACACTTTAattataacaagaaaaaaagtgttgcaGCAGAACGCAAACAagcaaagatggaaaaagagGAG GCAGATCATTACCAGATGCTCATCAAGGAAATACATGAAAACAGGATACAGCTACAGCTTTTCCAGCTTTatcacaatgaaaaaaacattgactttctgaaaaaaagtttggaTGAAAAGAATATGGAGGCTAGTATCAAGAAAGATTCCCTTGCTACAGCAGAAGATGAATTTAGAGCCAAGAAAAAAGTGCTTGGTGTACTAAATAGAGACCAACAGCACATGGAAGGAGAAATTAA GACTCTTCAAGTGTCACTGGTTCAGCATAGAGCCCTctatataaaagcaaaagaaaacacttcctACCAAATCAAGAAAGTAGAAATGTCTAAAAAATCTCTGAGGGACAAGGAGAAATACTGTGATAAGGAAAAGCAGAATATGAAAGACCTAGAGATAGAACTGTATGAAACGGAGAAGGCGTGGAGagaatttgagaagaaaacTAAAGAGGAGatactgcagagagcagcagataTTGAGCTGAGAGAAAGTCAG TTGGAGCACTATAAAGAGCTAAAGGAAATAGCAAGAAGGAAAGTGGCTACACTAACCCAGCAGCTAGAAAAACTTCGGTGGGAGCAAAAAGCGGATCAAGAAAGGATGAAACTTaataggagaaagaaaaaagaagttgaG GAAAACATTAAACAGACTGTGGAACGGATAGGAGAGCATAAAAGACGAATGGAGAAGTTGGAAGAGTATACCAAGATATGCAC TGAGTCATTGGCAgagaaaaaacaccagaaagaaACGCTTACTAAGGAAATAGAAAATTCAACAATACGAATGGCTGAAGTGAATGAAGAATTGAACAAAATAGTTGGTGAACTGCAAAATGCCAAGATTGATTACCACGAAGGAAAACGTCTGCAAATGAGAGCAGAGATCCTGGAAAGTCTCAGAAGACTGTATCCAGATTCTGTG TTTGGAAGACTGCTTGACTTGTGCCACCCTATTCATAAAAAATACCAGCTTGCTGTTACCAAAGTGTTCAGCAAATATATGACTGCTATTGTTGTTGCCACggaaaaaacagcaagagatTGCATTCGGTTCCTAAAACAAGAACGAGCTGAACCCGAAACTTTTCTTGCTTTGGATTACCTTGAT ACAGTGGCGCTTGATGgaactttatttttgaaatctgGAGTGATTTCTGGAGGATCAAGCGATTTAAGATTTAAAGCCAGATGTTGGGATGATAAAGAAAtgagcaaaatgaaagaaagaagagatagCTTGATTAATGAATTAAAG GACTTAATGAAGATCAAACGTAAGGAGACTGATTTGAAGCAGTTGCATGCTCAGTCTCATGGAACTCAGACGCGGCTTAAATATTCACAGAGTGAATTAGAccttattaaaaagaaacatcttgCTAATCTCTGCATG GAGAAATCAAAGCTGGAAAGTGAACTAGTAAATACTGAGTCTCAGCATGATATGATAAATGAAGGAGTACTAcagagagaattaaaaatagaagaatttcagaagaaaatcaatGAG GCTGAAGATGCTGTTTTCAAGgaattctgtgaagaaattggCATAGAAAATATACGTGTGTATGAACAAGAACACGTGAGACAGCAAGAGGAGATTGATAGAAGAAG ACTGGAGTTTGAAAATCAGAAGACACGATTAAATGTTCAGCTGGAATATAATCGTGATCAtctacagaaattaaaagacaCAGTCAGCAAGTTGAGGGAAACAATTCAAAAAGATGAATTGGAGATTACTGGGCTACTTAAG GATGAGGAAAAGCATCTAAAAAGGGTGAACGAAATTGTGGAGGAGGAGCAACGTCTTAAGGATACATTAAGTGCTCATAAGTCTGAGATTATGAAAACCCAAAGTGAAGTTGAAGAGTTCAGAAAGAAGTTGTTAACTCTTAATAG GGAAGCTGCAAAATTACAAAAGGAAGCTGCAGCTATAGAAACCTCATTGGAAGATAAAAGATTAAGAAGACATAATATGCTTCTTGAGTGCAAGGTGCAGGACTTGAGAATAAATCTCCTATTTGGATCACTGGATGATATCAGTGAAGCAGAG CTAGGAACTGAAACAGAAGGCACTCAGACTACAACTATCTATGACAGGGAAGAGGCAATTAAGATAGACTACAGTGGCCTAGCAAATGACCTGAAG GACCTGGAGTCTGATGAAGAGATAGAGGCTCATCTGAACCAGATGcagcaggaaataaaatctaaagAGAGTACTTTAATGAAGACAGCTGCTCCAAACCTGAGAGCATTGGAGAAATTACAGATAGCTCGGGACAAGTTCCAAGAATCAATGGACG CTTTTGAGACCAGCAGAAAGGAGGCCAGAATATCCAAGCAAGAATTtgaacaggttaaaaaaaggAGATACGAGCTTTTTAGCCAGTGCTTTGAGCATGCCTCCATAGCTATTGATCAGATCTACAAAAAACTTTGCAGAAACAGTAGTGCTCAG GCATTCCTTAGTCCTGAAAATCCCGAGGAGCCTTATCTGGAAGGCATTGGCTTTAACTGTGTAGCTCCAGGAAAGCGCTTTATGCCAATGGACAGTTTgtcaggaggagaaaaaactgTGGCGGCTCTGGCTCTTATATTTGCTATACACAG ttttcGGCCAgcacctttttttattttagatgaGATAGATGCTGCCCTGGATAACACAAACATTGATAAA GTATCAAGTTTCATTAGGGAGCAGGCACGTGAACAGTTTCAAATGATAGTTATTTCTCTGAAGGAAGAGTTTTATTCCAAAGCAGATGCATTGattggagtgtgtccagag CATGATAACGGTATGTTC